The bacterium genome includes a region encoding these proteins:
- a CDS encoding valine--tRNA ligase: protein MNDNIKQAAELPKVYDPTNVENKWYKFWLDKNYFHAEPDEGRDKYCITIPPPNVTGSLHIGHALCYSIQDVLTRWKRMQGFNTLCLPGTDHAGIGTQNKVEQALAKEGLTRHDLGREKFLERVWAWKKEYGGQIIHQFKTMGFSFDWERERFTMDAGYTDAVLESFIRLFDKGYIYRGARVINWCPRCHTAISDIEVEYVEQHSHLWHLRYPLEDGSGYVIVATTRPETMLGDTAVAVNPRDERYADMVGKNVRLPLTDRLIPIVADEHVDIEFGTGAVKVTPAHDPNDFEIGMRHKLQQIVVIGPDGSMTQEAGTDYEGLDRFKTRQKVVDDLDKLGLLDHIEDYSHSVGTCERCHTTIEPLLSEQWFCKMKELAGPAIDVVKQGKVKFHPDRYEKIFIEWMENVRDWCISRQLWWGHRIPIYKCDECGEVVAARSQSDAISKLKCGHSGVTQDTDVLDTWFSSALWPFATMGWPKQTPELDYFYPTDVLVTSREIIYLWVARMIFSGMEYLGEIPFKDVYIYATVLNEEGKRMSKSLGTGVDPLDLIDRFGADALRFALIQQTGMNQDIKFSDKRVEDTRNFGNKIWNASRFVIMNLEDYDGQSFDKDALRLEDRWILSRLNRVIETVNSSLVTYNMDVAARAIYEFLWSEYCDWYIELAKPRLRDSDDQKRQVQSVLYYVLESTLRLLHPIMPFITEQIWQALPHEGESIMLAPYPEADSSMFDGEAEAQMNAVMDGTRTARELKASKNIPIRQSTVMAFQPSSGRELTEHEKTLIESLSGAVIELTDVPCDLESHIAGTVPNFGTFFMSVPKLSDEECKAELARIDNELKSIEKDLSRSQGKLSNEGFVSKAPAAIIEKEKRIIAELSEKKQKLEDRKRSLS from the coding sequence ATGAATGATAACATAAAACAGGCGGCAGAGCTGCCGAAAGTATACGACCCGACAAATGTCGAGAATAAATGGTATAAGTTCTGGCTGGACAAGAACTATTTCCATGCCGAGCCGGACGAGGGCAGGGATAAATACTGCATCACTATCCCGCCACCCAATGTCACCGGCTCGCTGCATATAGGCCATGCGCTCTGTTACAGCATCCAGGATGTCCTGACCCGATGGAAAAGGATGCAGGGGTTCAATACTCTCTGCCTGCCAGGCACCGACCATGCCGGCATCGGCACTCAGAACAAGGTGGAGCAGGCGCTTGCCAAGGAGGGTCTGACCCGTCATGATCTGGGTCGGGAGAAGTTCCTTGAGCGCGTATGGGCTTGGAAAAAAGAATACGGCGGCCAGATCATTCACCAGTTCAAGACTATGGGTTTCTCCTTCGACTGGGAGCGTGAGCGTTTTACGATGGACGCCGGATACACCGACGCTGTTCTGGAATCGTTCATCCGGCTCTTCGACAAGGGCTATATATATCGCGGCGCGCGAGTAATCAATTGGTGTCCGCGCTGCCACACAGCCATATCGGATATCGAGGTCGAATATGTTGAGCAGCACAGCCATCTCTGGCACCTGCGATATCCCCTCGAAGACGGTTCTGGATATGTCATAGTGGCGACCACTCGGCCTGAGACAATGCTGGGTGATACGGCAGTTGCCGTGAACCCAAGAGACGAGCGATATGCGGATATGGTAGGCAAGAATGTCAGGCTGCCACTTACTGACCGCTTGATCCCGATTGTAGCAGATGAGCATGTGGATATTGAGTTCGGAACAGGCGCTGTGAAGGTCACTCCCGCGCATGACCCCAATGACTTCGAGATAGGCATGCGCCACAAGCTGCAGCAGATTGTTGTGATAGGTCCCGACGGCTCGATGACCCAGGAAGCTGGAACGGATTACGAAGGTCTGGACAGGTTCAAGACCCGCCAGAAAGTGGTCGATGACTTGGACAAACTCGGTCTGCTCGATCACATAGAGGACTATTCGCACTCAGTAGGCACATGTGAGCGCTGCCACACCACAATCGAGCCTCTGCTCTCTGAGCAGTGGTTCTGCAAGATGAAAGAGCTTGCCGGTCCGGCTATAGATGTGGTGAAGCAAGGTAAGGTCAAGTTCCACCCGGATCGCTATGAGAAGATATTTATCGAGTGGATGGAGAACGTCCGCGACTGGTGCATATCCCGCCAGCTCTGGTGGGGTCACAGGATCCCGATCTATAAGTGCGACGAGTGCGGTGAGGTTGTCGCCGCCAGGAGCCAGTCGGATGCTATAAGCAAGCTCAAATGCGGCCACTCCGGCGTGACCCAGGATACGGACGTGCTCGACACATGGTTTTCATCTGCTCTCTGGCCTTTCGCGACAATGGGCTGGCCGAAGCAGACGCCGGAACTCGATTATTTCTATCCGACGGATGTGCTGGTGACCTCGCGCGAGATCATATACCTGTGGGTCGCAAGAATGATCTTTTCGGGCATGGAGTATTTGGGCGAGATTCCTTTTAAGGATGTGTATATCTACGCTACGGTGCTCAATGAAGAGGGCAAACGTATGAGCAAGTCGCTTGGGACGGGTGTTGACCCGCTCGATCTCATAGACAGATTCGGGGCGGACGCTCTCAGGTTCGCTCTGATTCAGCAGACAGGTATGAACCAGGACATCAAGTTCTCCGATAAGCGCGTGGAGGATACACGCAACTTCGGCAACAAGATTTGGAACGCCAGCCGGTTCGTGATTATGAACCTTGAGGACTATGATGGACAGAGTTTTGATAAGGATGCTCTCCGATTAGAGGACAGATGGATACTCTCTCGACTGAACCGTGTGATCGAGACAGTCAACTCCAGTCTGGTGACATACAACATGGACGTAGCCGCCCGCGCAATATATGAGTTCCTCTGGAGCGAGTATTGTGACTGGTATATAGAGCTGGCCAAGCCGAGGCTCAGGGACAGCGATGATCAGAAGCGTCAGGTACAGTCAGTTTTGTATTACGTGCTGGAATCCACTCTGCGGCTGCTGCACCCGATCATGCCTTTTATCACCGAGCAGATATGGCAGGCTCTGCCTCATGAGGGCGAGAGCATAATGCTTGCGCCGTATCCTGAAGCTGATTCGAGTATGTTTGATGGTGAGGCTGAAGCGCAGATGAATGCTGTTATGGACGGTACCAGGACTGCCAGAGAGCTGAAAGCGTCGAAGAATATTCCGATCCGTCAGTCGACTGTAATGGCGTTCCAGCCGTCCTCCGGCAGGGAGCTGACCGAGCATGAAAAGACTCTCATCGAGAGCCTCTCCGGCGCTGTGATCGAGCTGACTGACGTTCCTTGTGACCTTGAGAGCCATATAGCAGGGACTGTTCCAAACTTCGGGACGTTCTTTATGAGTGTTCCCAAACTCAGCGACGAAGAGTGCAAAGCGGAACTAGCCAGGATAGATAATGAATTGAAATCTATCGAAAAGGACCTATCCAGGTCGCAAGGCAAGCTCTCAAATGAAGGTTTCGTCTCAAAGGCTCCTGCTGCTATTATAGAGAAAGAAAAGAGGATAATAGCCGAACTCTCTGAAAAGAAACAAAAGCTGGAGGATAGGAAGAGGTCGTTGTCTTAG
- a CDS encoding serine/threonine-protein phosphatase has protein sequence METHRLAGYRIISFSEANKSSLQEIAEQLLPQQNKILDEWLRLQSRAWQPPGFSRSDLRNLFDKILSVILTRMAGREIELCITELEDIGTNLAKHRYPFQGLIVSIHFLEQSYTPFLLTERCEKTQEWFIAMDEFLHAALAAMATSYFESYRKELIEEAEVGRIVQEGLLAEIPKKTFDLEVAHIYISAREKARLGGDFLDFFTLDGGGAAFIIGDLAGHGLDAAADSVMLRSLFRGFVRENADLADAMTRVNRVSDSELKSGLFATALAVKYEPCGRLSLVNAGHCHPIVCDGKCHLLELGGNALAIRDDSKYELARFDLKPGGVFVAYTDGLIEARNKKREFFGESGIMTALSEAHDATARAIAEHIVDRSLAFAGGKFADDVAILVFKRKKDDCRG, from the coding sequence ATGGAAACACATAGGCTCGCAGGATATCGCATTATATCATTCTCTGAAGCAAACAAAAGCTCTCTTCAAGAAATTGCTGAGCAACTATTGCCTCAGCAAAACAAAATCCTTGATGAATGGCTGCGCTTGCAGAGCCGGGCATGGCAACCACCCGGATTCAGCCGGAGTGACTTACGCAACCTCTTCGACAAAATCCTGAGTGTCATACTTACACGTATGGCTGGCCGTGAAATTGAGTTGTGTATTACCGAACTTGAAGATATCGGCACAAACCTGGCTAAGCATAGGTATCCGTTCCAAGGTTTGATAGTCAGCATCCACTTTCTGGAACAAAGCTATACGCCTTTTCTGCTCACAGAGCGCTGCGAGAAGACACAGGAATGGTTCATAGCAATGGACGAGTTCCTGCACGCTGCGCTGGCGGCAATGGCAACCTCTTACTTTGAATCATATAGAAAAGAACTCATAGAGGAAGCTGAGGTCGGCCGTATTGTGCAGGAGGGACTGCTGGCGGAGATTCCGAAAAAGACTTTTGACCTTGAAGTGGCTCATATATATATTTCCGCACGAGAAAAGGCGCGTCTGGGCGGTGACTTCCTGGACTTTTTCACTCTTGACGGGGGTGGAGCGGCGTTCATAATAGGCGATCTCGCCGGTCATGGGCTGGATGCTGCAGCAGATTCGGTAATGCTGCGATCCCTCTTCAGAGGCTTTGTGCGCGAAAACGCTGATTTGGCAGATGCAATGACCCGAGTCAACCGTGTCTCTGATTCCGAACTCAAGTCCGGCCTTTTTGCGACGGCTCTGGCTGTCAAATACGAACCTTGCGGACGACTGTCCCTGGTAAACGCGGGGCACTGCCATCCCATTGTCTGCGACGGCAAATGTCATCTTCTGGAACTCGGAGGCAACGCTCTTGCAATAAGGGATGACTCGAAATATGAACTTGCAAGATTTGATCTTAAGCCGGGCGGTGTGTTTGTTGCATACACAGACGGTTTGATAGAGGCTCGCAACAAAAAACGCGAATTTTTCGGCGAATCGGGGATAATGACGGCTTTGTCAGAAGCTCATGATGCAACTGCAAGAGCTATTGCTGAGCATATAGTTGACAGGTCACTTGCATTTGCCGGAGGAAAGTTTGCCGACGATGTCGCGATATTGGTCTTCAAACGTAAGAAGGATGATTGTCGTGGATAG
- a CDS encoding gamma-glutamyl-gamma-aminobutyrate hydrolase family protein, producing the protein MSKPIIILTAGRQNLYTPRKEVQTVWAGCDIDYVKAVLRSGGAPILMPHIADKESIHKLLEAADGIIFTGGGDVISTAYGEQPHPKSALQDPARDEMEFEAVRTAMELGLPILGICRGIQVINVALGGSLVQDIASQVPDSVKHFSAGLAPMLLHDVAIVPGSLLAGIVGSTSMAVNSWHHQSIKEIGRGLKVNCHATDGVIEGVESDEGKPILAMQCHPEEIAADYPLFQRFFDWLIENASKHADG; encoded by the coding sequence ATGTCCAAACCGATCATAATTCTGACAGCCGGAAGGCAGAACCTATATACGCCGCGCAAAGAGGTCCAGACCGTATGGGCCGGCTGTGATATTGACTATGTAAAGGCGGTCCTGCGCTCAGGCGGCGCGCCAATACTCATGCCGCACATTGCCGACAAGGAATCGATCCATAAATTGCTGGAAGCTGCCGATGGAATAATCTTCACCGGCGGGGGAGATGTCATATCGACAGCATATGGCGAGCAGCCTCATCCGAAAAGCGCTCTGCAGGACCCGGCCAGGGATGAGATGGAGTTCGAGGCGGTTCGGACGGCCATGGAGTTAGGTCTGCCGATACTGGGCATCTGTCGTGGGATTCAGGTCATCAATGTTGCCTTAGGTGGGTCATTGGTCCAGGATATTGCCTCTCAAGTCCCTGATTCAGTAAAACATTTTTCTGCAGGACTTGCTCCAATGCTTTTGCATGATGTGGCAATTGTGCCGGGTTCGCTTTTGGCCGGTATAGTCGGGTCCACGTCTATGGCGGTGAACAGTTGGCACCATCAATCCATAAAAGAGATTGGCAGGGGGCTTAAAGTCAACTGCCATGCGACTGATGGAGTGATTGAGGGCGTCGAGTCCGATGAAGGTAAACCGATACTTGCCATGCAGTGCCACCCGGAAGAAATCGCTGCCGATTATCCACTTTTCCAACGTTTCTTCGACTGGTTGATTGAGAATGCTTCAAAGCATGCCGACGGTTGA
- a CDS encoding vitamin K epoxide reductase family protein, whose product MAIIVLVIILALVGFADSLYFVMVHYGFTDAEPPEVPLCPDDGHGTCATVARSPQSEFFGVPSSLFGLAFYGAVLAAAGMRLMFGFWPLPQILAAVSVASAVVSLYLAYTLVFQIQILCPLCFTAHAINLSLATIFVIMLVRH is encoded by the coding sequence ATGGCAATTATAGTCTTGGTCATAATTCTGGCTCTGGTTGGCTTCGCAGACAGCCTCTATTTTGTAATGGTGCATTATGGATTCACTGATGCCGAACCCCCGGAAGTTCCATTATGTCCTGACGATGGGCACGGCACGTGTGCAACCGTGGCACGTTCGCCTCAGTCGGAATTTTTTGGCGTGCCCAGCAGCTTGTTCGGACTGGCGTTCTACGGGGCGGTACTTGCTGCGGCAGGAATGAGACTTATGTTCGGGTTCTGGCCTTTGCCGCAAATATTGGCGGCAGTATCGGTTGCATCTGCAGTCGTAAGCTTGTATCTTGCATATACTCTTGTCTTTCAAATACAGATACTGTGCCCGCTTTGTTTCACAGCCCACGCGATCAATCTCAGCCTGGCCACAATTTTTGTGATAATGTTAGTTCGGCATTAG
- a CDS encoding cyclase family protein — translation MKRIIDLSYKITAGMPVYPGDPQVRFNRVHTIKDGGYNVTEVVMGTHTGTHMDAPSHCIHIDRGIDSLRLEAMVGWAEVLDVGEKTDGSEITSADLDAYAERVSEGSRVLIKTGWGRRFGDPSFFTSFPGLSAGAALWLTKRKISLLALEQPSVHRENHLEIHKTLLSNGVVLIESAANMDQITQDRVYITALGLPLAGLDGSPIRMIAVEGMN, via the coding sequence TTGAAACGTATAATCGATCTTTCATACAAAATAACGGCCGGTATGCCTGTCTACCCGGGCGACCCACAAGTCCGGTTTAACCGTGTACATACAATCAAGGATGGCGGATACAATGTCACCGAGGTTGTTATGGGGACGCATACCGGAACGCACATGGACGCACCTTCGCATTGCATTCACATCGATCGTGGAATAGACTCTCTAAGGCTTGAGGCAATGGTCGGCTGGGCTGAAGTACTGGACGTGGGGGAGAAGACTGACGGCTCAGAGATAACGTCTGCCGATCTGGACGCATATGCTGAAAGAGTCAGTGAAGGTTCAAGGGTGCTCATAAAGACCGGCTGGGGCAGACGTTTCGGCGATCCGAGTTTTTTCACCAGCTTTCCGGGACTGAGCGCGGGAGCGGCGCTGTGGCTGACGAAAAGAAAGATCTCGCTGCTTGCTCTTGAGCAGCCGTCGGTGCATCGCGAGAATCATTTAGAAATCCACAAGACACTGCTTTCAAATGGAGTTGTTCTGATCGAATCGGCTGCCAACATGGATCAAATCACTCAAGATAGAGTGTATATAACAGCTCTCGGGTTGCCTCTGGCCGGGCTTGACGGTTCGCCGATACGCATGATCGCAGTAGAGGGAATGAACTAG
- a CDS encoding O-antigen ligase family protein — MRRKIKSTPDESIYQRAGRWVLTLTFGVLALVFWPTANNANLAKPVLLVAGLIAINFLLFARYARGEHIHLGYSAIDLCVGIYTLVLCTSWIYSDYRSQTVIAMRSGILYAMLYFTTRLILTDERTRAKLIYTLLLGCTAVSLAGIYERLGGLPWGNMSAVSSTWFNPTYLAAYLLTVMPLAAWAAFEKRHPFRSAGIAALLTGAPALLFTSTVIAWVGVVPILLVALVGAWPLLAADKKKKLAEFAVACVVLIGAYQFASLHWCPTLSPTGVIARAFSASDASNSERLGLMTTALHIGCCSPILGKGAGTFGIYAPQNAPHSCYANILRDPSVNGPVIIAHAHNEFLEVFAELGIIGLVAFLSMPIAAAWAILVLQKQKDVSLNDKRLAIALLAGMVGFLAANMVGRSARVPGETAYYYILLAVLASMHAQSEFWRPVRKSKRTFLLAAISAVCALLLIIGWSSLTELRSSIYLTRGEALLTDPYNTAGSAAAAEEFKIACRLTPFDPGACYELGNALAVSGRHYEALDAYKVVEKLSPDYGRVHFNKATSLYNLGRYIEAEREMTIAHEQDGLPDSRARLDYLRSLFHKNSR; from the coding sequence ATGCGGCGCAAGATCAAGTCAACACCAGATGAAAGCATATATCAACGTGCAGGCAGATGGGTGCTCACACTTACATTTGGTGTGCTTGCACTAGTTTTCTGGCCAACGGCAAATAATGCGAACCTGGCAAAGCCGGTTCTGCTTGTTGCAGGGCTGATAGCGATAAACTTTCTGCTTTTTGCAAGATATGCCAGAGGCGAACATATACATTTGGGCTATAGTGCGATTGACCTTTGCGTGGGCATTTATACACTTGTGTTGTGCACCTCCTGGATATACTCGGACTATCGCAGCCAGACCGTAATCGCAATGCGATCAGGCATACTGTACGCGATGCTTTACTTCACCACAAGACTCATTCTCACAGATGAACGCACCCGCGCAAAGCTGATATATACGCTGCTCTTGGGATGCACTGCTGTCTCGCTGGCAGGAATATATGAGAGGCTTGGCGGCTTGCCATGGGGCAACATGTCGGCTGTCTCTTCAACATGGTTTAACCCCACATACCTGGCGGCCTATCTTCTTACTGTAATGCCTCTTGCAGCCTGGGCGGCTTTTGAGAAGAGACATCCATTCCGTTCTGCGGGGATTGCGGCACTGCTCACCGGCGCGCCGGCACTGTTGTTTACTTCCACCGTAATCGCCTGGGTCGGCGTTGTGCCCATTCTTTTGGTCGCACTGGTTGGAGCATGGCCTTTGCTTGCTGCCGACAAAAAGAAAAAGCTCGCAGAGTTTGCGGTGGCGTGTGTTGTTCTTATCGGTGCATATCAATTTGCTTCATTGCACTGGTGTCCCACTCTCTCGCCCACTGGTGTGATTGCGAGAGCATTTTCCGCATCGGACGCAAGCAACAGCGAACGTCTTGGCCTGATGACGACTGCTTTGCATATTGGGTGCTGTAGTCCAATATTGGGAAAAGGAGCAGGGACTTTCGGCATCTATGCACCTCAGAATGCACCTCATTCCTGCTATGCAAACATCCTCAGGGACCCGTCAGTAAATGGCCCGGTCATTATTGCACATGCCCACAACGAGTTCCTGGAGGTATTTGCCGAGTTGGGTATAATTGGTCTGGTTGCATTTTTGTCGATGCCGATAGCCGCCGCATGGGCTATTTTGGTCCTACAAAAACAAAAAGACGTATCACTTAACGATAAGCGGCTTGCGATTGCGCTTTTGGCGGGTATGGTCGGTTTTTTGGCGGCGAATATGGTCGGCAGGTCTGCGAGAGTGCCGGGCGAAACGGCTTATTATTACATCTTGCTTGCCGTATTGGCTTCTATGCATGCGCAAAGTGAATTTTGGCGGCCGGTGAGAAAATCCAAGCGTACATTTCTGCTTGCAGCAATATCGGCGGTATGTGCACTGCTGCTGATAATCGGATGGTCGAGCCTGACTGAGCTAAGATCGAGCATATACCTTACCAGAGGTGAGGCGCTGCTCACCGATCCATATAACACAGCCGGATCTGCCGCGGCAGCGGAAGAGTTCAAAATTGCCTGCAGGCTGACTCCATTTGACCCAGGCGCATGCTACGAACTTGGAAATGCCCTTGCTGTATCTGGCCGGCATTACGAGGCTCTCGATGCATATAAAGTCGTTGAAAAGCTCTCTCCCGACTATGGCAGAGTACATTTCAACAAAGCCACAAGCCTTTATAACCTTGGCAGATATATCGAAGCAGAGCGTGAAATGACTATTGCTCACGAACAGGACGGCCTGCCAGACAGCCGTGCAAGACTCGATTACCTGAGAAGTCTATTTCACAAAAATAGCAGATGA
- a CDS encoding DUF2267 domain-containing protein has translation MQTEEFLKKVKQRAGLIDNNSAKRASEAVFETLRARISHEGGDNVAAQLPKELKDLWESNVFEHVQRKVMGGERFDLGGFLASVAQKLGLDDISQAETVTKAVFMSMHEQITQGAAQSISHQLPQDIRIFWESSVAQQTFPYEWEAPVETMEQETIVLAETEEEIKAGQETSPSVHPPAMDRVTMASEHAGVQGPASVEHYRSDSQLAEEIGEMLAESDELDPEHIEVFVERGNVTLRGSVKTSQEREVAIEIASEALGVGEIRSELEVISEKAAGGR, from the coding sequence ATGCAAACAGAAGAATTTCTGAAGAAAGTCAAGCAGCGTGCCGGCCTTATAGACAACAATAGTGCCAAACGTGCAAGCGAAGCAGTGTTCGAGACCTTGCGAGCACGTATTTCTCACGAAGGCGGCGATAACGTGGCAGCCCAGCTGCCAAAGGAACTCAAGGACCTTTGGGAAAGCAATGTGTTCGAGCATGTGCAGCGAAAAGTTATGGGCGGCGAACGTTTTGATTTAGGCGGGTTCTTGGCCAGCGTAGCCCAAAAACTCGGGCTTGACGACATTTCTCAGGCCGAGACCGTGACAAAGGCAGTCTTTATGTCTATGCACGAACAGATAACGCAGGGTGCGGCCCAGTCAATATCCCACCAGCTTCCGCAGGATATACGTATTTTTTGGGAATCATCGGTCGCTCAACAGACTTTTCCCTACGAATGGGAAGCACCTGTGGAGACAATGGAGCAGGAGACTATAGTTCTTGCTGAAACAGAGGAAGAAATCAAGGCTGGGCAAGAGACGTCTCCATCAGTTCATCCGCCTGCAATGGACAGGGTGACAATGGCTTCGGAGCATGCGGGTGTGCAAGGCCCCGCAAGCGTAGAGCACTATCGTTCTGATTCGCAGCTTGCCGAAGAAATAGGAGAAATGCTAGCAGAAAGTGATGAGCTGGACCCTGAGCATATTGAGGTCTTTGTCGAGAGAGGAAATGTCACATTGCGAGGCAGTGTCAAGACTTCTCAGGAACGCGAGGTTGCAATTGAGATAGCTTCGGAAGCTCTAGGGGTTGGGGAGATCCGCAGTGAGCTTGAAGTAATAAGCGAGAAAGCAGCCGGCGGCAGGTAG
- a CDS encoding SpoIIE family protein phosphatase → MSNALIRSQMHVDNESLEAVPKRVRVGLYVIRWLIIIGVLIESQLKYATVQIERAEIFWAVVAIAVGTLIFPLTIGRRLGRVSDIVVTTTDILFVTVVVYYSGGLASPFYPLYYVTLITAAVTFGTQGSMLSALAIGIVSLCVQASLKHWALSEFLLVDDITQTFPYLFLIALITGALRDRIQALDSTASELMAQQAAMDRELEVARQVQQAQLPQEIPEINGMKISVLYNPAREVGGDLYEFFPIENDRLGIGVADVAGKGVPAALLISGAKYGIYEHYNENLSKMAADLNYHLLSVTTSETFVTMTYGILAVNTGRFRYFNAGHMPIMVVKPDGGVLSGIQADIPLGVLEAAEYAQRSITLEPGDVLVLYSDGVTDAFSKTEGLEMFQGFLKEVAGSSISSWGERMMECIKAPDQVDDITMVAIHFISKSQLS, encoded by the coding sequence TTGAGTAATGCTCTAATCAGGAGTCAGATGCACGTGGATAATGAGAGCCTGGAAGCAGTACCGAAACGAGTGAGGGTCGGCCTTTATGTTATAAGATGGCTGATTATCATTGGGGTCCTTATTGAATCCCAACTGAAGTATGCAACTGTCCAAATTGAACGAGCAGAGATATTCTGGGCAGTGGTTGCAATAGCCGTTGGCACACTTATATTTCCTCTCACCATTGGAAGGCGTCTTGGCCGTGTATCCGACATCGTTGTTACGACAACCGATATTTTGTTCGTCACGGTGGTCGTATACTACAGCGGAGGTCTTGCCAGTCCGTTTTATCCACTCTATTATGTGACGCTTATCACGGCTGCCGTCACTTTCGGCACGCAAGGCTCGATGTTGAGCGCACTGGCAATAGGCATTGTTTCATTGTGTGTCCAGGCCTCACTGAAGCACTGGGCGCTTTCTGAATTTTTGTTGGTTGATGATATAACACAGACTTTTCCATATCTGTTTCTGATCGCCTTGATTACTGGTGCGCTGCGTGACCGCATCCAAGCTCTCGATTCAACGGCCTCGGAATTAATGGCACAGCAGGCAGCGATGGATCGAGAATTGGAAGTGGCAAGGCAAGTTCAACAGGCCCAGCTTCCACAGGAAATCCCTGAAATTAATGGCATGAAGATATCGGTGCTGTATAACCCGGCGCGGGAAGTCGGTGGGGATTTGTATGAATTCTTCCCTATTGAGAATGATCGACTTGGGATCGGCGTTGCTGATGTTGCGGGCAAGGGTGTCCCAGCCGCTCTCTTGATATCGGGTGCCAAGTATGGCATATACGAACACTACAATGAAAACCTGTCCAAAATGGCCGCAGACCTAAATTATCACCTTCTGTCTGTCACCACAAGTGAAACATTCGTAACCATGACCTATGGAATTCTGGCGGTAAATACTGGCCGGTTCCGCTATTTCAATGCAGGCCATATGCCCATTATGGTTGTAAAACCCGATGGTGGGGTTTTGAGCGGCATACAAGCAGATATCCCTTTGGGAGTGCTGGAAGCTGCAGAATATGCACAGCGTAGCATAACTTTGGAACCCGGAGATGTGCTTGTCCTCTACAGTGATGGAGTCACAGACGCCTTTTCAAAAACTGAAGGCCTGGAGATGTTCCAGGGCTTTTTGAAAGAAGTTGCCGGAAGCAGCATATCCAGTTGGGGAGAGCGTATGATGGAGTGTATAAAGGCGCCGGATCAAGTTGATGATATCACGATGGTAGCCATACACTTTATTTCCAAGTCGCAGCTTTCCTGA